The Microvirga thermotolerans sequence GCCGCTTCGCTCCGCGAGCCCTTCGATGGTCATCGTCGCGGTGTCGAGCGGGTTCTGGAGCACGAAGTCCGCAGCCCGCCGGTGGGTGCCGCTGAGCGACGGGTAGGCGGCTGCGATCCGGTTGGCGAGATCCGTCGTCGGCTTCAGGACGGGCGACATCGACGCTCCACGCAGATTGACGTCAGAAATTTTTCATGTTCTCTAAATTCAGAAAATAAAACTGTCAAAAACCAGATACAAGGGAACGGAGAAGTTCAATGCGCAACCGTATGATGTTTGCGTTCGTGGCCGGCACGTGCCTGCTGAGCGCTCCCGCCTGGGCTCAGTCCCTGCGGATCGCGCTCAGCTCGGAGCCGACGGCGGTCGACCCACACTATCACGATCTGACGCCGAACAACGCCCTCGCGGCGCATATCTTCGAGGGCCTGACCAAGCAGGACGAAAAGCAGAAGCTCCATCCCGGGCTCGCGACGTCGTGGGAGAACGACGGCAAGACCAAATGGACGTTCAAGCTCCGCCAGGGCGTCACGTTCTCGAACGGCAAGCCCTTCACCGCGGACGACGTGATCTTCACCTTCTGCCGGACCCTGAAGAACGAGACTGCCATCGCCGGCTCATTTGCCGACATCACGGGCAATTTCGCATCCGTCGAGGCGCCCGATTCGCAGACCGTCGTCATCACCACGAAGACGCCGGACCCGCTGCTGCCGAACTTCCTCTCCAGCGTCGGCATTCTGAGCGCGTCCATCGTCGCGCACGACAAGCTGACCTTCGATCCCGCCAAGAACTGCGGCGTCACGGGCAACTGGCCCGTCGTCGGCGACTTCAACGACGGCAAGCTCGCCATCGGAACCGGGCCCTACAAGCTGAAGAGCTACGTGAAGGGCACGGGCATCGAGCTGGAGCGGAACGAGACCTACTGGGGTCCGGCCGAGCCCTGGGCGAGCGTGCGCTTCGTACCCGTTCCCAACGCCGGCCCGCGTCTCGCGGGGCTGCTCGCGGGCGACTACGACGTGATCGAGAATCCGGCTGCGCGGGATCTCGGCCGGATCAAGGACGACAAGCGCTTCGGCTACGTGATCACCCCCTCCACCCGCGTCATCTACTTCCAGCTCGACGTGGAGCGCGACCAGAGCCCGTTCGTGAAGTCCGAGGACGGCAAGAACCCGCTCAAGGATCCGCGCGTCCGCAAGGCGATGTCCCTCGCCATCGACCGCGACGCCATCGTCAAGCGCATCATGGACGGTGCCGCCGAGCCGGCCAACCAGTTCCTGCCGACCGGGATGTTCGGGACGCTGCCGAACCCGCCCAAGCTGGCCTACGATCCCGCCGAGGCCAAGAAGCTCCTGAAGGAGGCGGGCTATCCCAACGGATTCCAGGTCACCCTGTCGACGACCAACGACCGTTACATCAACGACAGCCAGATCGCGCAGGCCGTGGCCCAGTATCTGACGCAGATCGGCATCCGCGCCGACGTGGACGCCATGACGCGCGCCATCTACTTCCCGCGCCGCTCCAAGAAGGAGTTCAGCGTCGCGCTGGGCGGCTGGGGCTCCACGAGCGGCGAGGCGTCCTCCTTCCTGCGCCAGTGGCCCGCGACTCCGGACGAGGCCAAGACCATCGGCGGCTCGAACTACGGCGGCTACTCGGATCCCGAGTTCGACAAGCTCATCCGCGCCGCGATCACGACCCTCGACGATGCCAAGCGCTCCGAACTCCTCCAGCAGGCCGGGGCGAGGGTGCTCGAAAGCAATGCTTTCATCCCCCTGCATTTCGAAAGCACCGTCTGGGCCTACAAGGCGAACCTGACCTATGCGGGCCGGACGGACCAGTTCACCATGGCCATGTCGGTCAAGCCGGCGAAGTGAGCCATGGGTGAGGGCGCCTATCGCCGGGAGCGCACCCGATGACGGCCTACGTTCTGCAGCGCCTGATCCAAAGCGTTCTGGTCCTGCTCGCCGTTTCGATCGTGGTCTTCTTCGCCGTCTACGGCATCGGGGACCCGATCGAGCTCCTGGTGCCGCCGCAGGTGAGCGCGGCCGAGCGCGAGGCGATGATCCGTCGCCTCGGGCTCGACCTGCCCGTCCTGCAGCAGTATCTCGCCTTCCTGGGCAATGCCCTCAAAGGCGATCTCGGGCGCTCCTTCGTGCATGGCGTGCCGGCCGTCGACCTCATCCTGGCGCGGCTGCCGGCCACCTTCGAGCTCGTCCTCCTGGCGATGAGCCTCGCGGCCCTCGTCGGCGTGCCGCTCGGCCTCCTCGCCGGCCTCAACCCCGAAAGCCGTCCGAGCCGTGCGATCATGGCGGGGACGATCCTCGGCTTCTCCCTGCCGAGTTTCTGGAAAGGCATGATGCTGATCCTGCTCTTCAGCGTCGCCCTCGGCTGGCTGCCGACGGCGGGGCGCGGCGAGACGGTCTCGTTCCTCGGCGTCCAGACGAGCCTGCTGACGCCCGACGGGCTGAAGCACATCGCGCTGCCGGCCCTCAATCTCGCCATCCCCAACATGGCGCTGATGATCAGGCTGGTCGCAGCGGGCACGACGGAGGCGATGACGCAGGACTATGTCAGGTACGCACGCGCGAAGGGCGTCCGCCGCAAGCGCATCGTGGCCCGGCACGTGCTGCGCAACATCCTGATCCCGGTCGTGACGGTTGCGGGGATCGAGTTCGGGAGCCTCGTCGCCTTCTCGACCATCACCGAGACGGTGTTCGCATGGCCCGGCATGGGCAAGCTCCTGATCGACAGCATCTATCA is a genomic window containing:
- a CDS encoding ABC transporter substrate-binding protein translates to MRNRMMFAFVAGTCLLSAPAWAQSLRIALSSEPTAVDPHYHDLTPNNALAAHIFEGLTKQDEKQKLHPGLATSWENDGKTKWTFKLRQGVTFSNGKPFTADDVIFTFCRTLKNETAIAGSFADITGNFASVEAPDSQTVVITTKTPDPLLPNFLSSVGILSASIVAHDKLTFDPAKNCGVTGNWPVVGDFNDGKLAIGTGPYKLKSYVKGTGIELERNETYWGPAEPWASVRFVPVPNAGPRLAGLLAGDYDVIENPAARDLGRIKDDKRFGYVITPSTRVIYFQLDVERDQSPFVKSEDGKNPLKDPRVRKAMSLAIDRDAIVKRIMDGAAEPANQFLPTGMFGTLPNPPKLAYDPAEAKKLLKEAGYPNGFQVTLSTTNDRYINDSQIAQAVAQYLTQIGIRADVDAMTRAIYFPRRSKKEFSVALGGWGSTSGEASSFLRQWPATPDEAKTIGGSNYGGYSDPEFDKLIRAAITTLDDAKRSELLQQAGARVLESNAFIPLHFESTVWAYKANLTYAGRTDQFTMAMSVKPAK
- a CDS encoding ABC transporter permease, with amino-acid sequence MTAYVLQRLIQSVLVLLAVSIVVFFAVYGIGDPIELLVPPQVSAAEREAMIRRLGLDLPVLQQYLAFLGNALKGDLGRSFVHGVPAVDLILARLPATFELVLLAMSLAALVGVPLGLLAGLNPESRPSRAIMAGTILGFSLPSFWKGMMLILLFSVALGWLPTAGRGETVSFLGVQTSLLTPDGLKHIALPALNLAIPNMALMIRLVAAGTTEAMTQDYVRYARAKGVRRKRIVARHVLRNILIPVVTVAGIEFGSLVAFSTITETVFAWPGMGKLLIDSIYHLDRPVVVAYVMLATLLFVAVNFLVDVLYAALDPRVKLTGEMA